ATTTGCCTCCCATTTTATTGATACACGGTGGGGGTAGTTCTTGGTGGAATTACCTTATGCAAGCTCGTATCTTATCTCATAAATACCATGTCATTCTACCAACACTCAATGGTCACGGAGAGGAGCATCAAAAGGATTATATATCAACGGAAGATTCGGCACAAGAAATTCTGAACTATGTCCGACAGAACTGTGGTGGGAAATTATTTGCTGTGGGTGGAGTTTCTCTTGGTGGTCAAATTGCCATGGAACTTTTGTCCTTAGACAGCGATATAGCTGAGAAAGCTATCATAGACGGAAGTATCTGTATTCCTCAACCAAGGTTGGCGAGATTTAGTATCTTGTTGGTATCTTTATTTGGAAAACTGATGTTCAGTAAATCCTCTTGCAAACTTCAGTTAAGCTTAATGAATAAATTCTATCCCCAATTAGCTTACCCAGACGAGATAAAAAATTATTATATGGAGGATATGCCAAGGACACCTAACAAAACATTAGTGACTATCTATAAGACTTATATGGGGCACTACAAATTGAATAGTAGGATTTCTAAAAGTAAGGCGCAGGTTCTCTATATTTATGGTGAAAAAGAATTGAAATGTGTTAAGGAGTCAGCTAGGTTATTTGAGCAGCTGCATCCCAACACTATTCTGTTTGAAGCAAAGGGTTATAATCACGGCTATTTATCATCCTACCTACCTCAAGAGTGGATTGACTTGGTTGTTCCATTTTTGGAGAATAATAATTGATTATACAAAATAACACCCCACAAGTTATAACTTGTGGGGCATTTTCTTGTATTATTTTTTCACTTACAAAATAACATCTGTTTTTTCAACTTTATAGAGGGCTATTCCCATGATTAGGGTCAAGACGAGAAGAATTAGAACAGCAGGGGTCCAAGAGTTAAAGAGTTGTTGGCTTGAGCCAAATAGGACTGGACCAAGTGCCGCAAAG
Above is a window of Streptococcus salivarius DNA encoding:
- a CDS encoding alpha/beta fold hydrolase encodes the protein MKFHEFGDKNLPPILLIHGGGSSWWNYLMQARILSHKYHVILPTLNGHGEEHQKDYISTEDSAQEILNYVRQNCGGKLFAVGGVSLGGQIAMELLSLDSDIAEKAIIDGSICIPQPRLARFSILLVSLFGKLMFSKSSCKLQLSLMNKFYPQLAYPDEIKNYYMEDMPRTPNKTLVTIYKTYMGHYKLNSRISKSKAQVLYIYGEKELKCVKESARLFEQLHPNTILFEAKGYNHGYLSSYLPQEWIDLVVPFLENNN